The DNA region AATAATATTGGAAAATCGGATAAAGAAATTGCTACATCTCAAATAGTAATAGATCGTATCCAAAAAGAAATAGACAATTGCAATAAAAGTTTTGGAAAATGGGAACAAATTAAACGTTTTGAACTTACTCAAGATGTTTGGTCTGTAGATGGTGGACAATTAACGCCAACCATGAAAATGAAAAGAGACATTATTAAAAATATCTATAAAGATCTTTATGATAAAATTTATAATTAATCATTTTTTAATACAAAATAAGAAGCCATCTAAAATTTAGATGGCTTTTTTTATTAATATCATAATTTTTTTTAAAAATTTATTATGCACGCATAATAAATTTTACTATCTTTGAAAACCTTCAAAAGAATTTTAATACAAAAAATGAAAGACAGAACAATAGATTACATGCTAAGAACCACTTGGTTAGCAGTAAACAAAATGTATAACGAAGAAGCTGCAAAGTTTGACACAACTATGGCGACTGGTTTTACATTATTAAGTATCGATAAAGAAAACGGTACGCCTTCTACTTCTTTAGGCCCAATTATGGGTATGGAAGCAACTAGTCTTTCAAGAATATTAAAACGTATGGAAGAATTAGGTTTGATAGAACGTAAACCTAACCCAAACGACGGACGTGGT from Mesoflavibacter profundi includes:
- a CDS encoding MarR family winged helix-turn-helix transcriptional regulator, with protein sequence MKDRTIDYMLRTTWLAVNKMYNEEAAKFDTTMATGFTLLSIDKENGTPSTSLGPIMGMEATSLSRILKRMEELGLIERKPNPNDGRGVLIHLTEFGKEKRKDAKERVLIFNETIRAHVSEEKLKHFYEVSDTINELISNKKIYTKETIS